A genome region from Fusobacterium perfoetens includes the following:
- the nrdG gene encoding anaerobic ribonucleoside-triphosphate reductase activating protein, translating into MRIISIVENDPINSMTGFTLTLYFAGCDHYCKGCFSQNTWDFEKGQEYTLEEIKALILSSRWKNVTFLGGDPFYYQNRDEVLELIKFIKTKTDKNIYLWTGYLKEELEKWIDLKMIDYLIEGPFILEKKDLRLKLRGSSNQRVFHKGVEMTEIDEIN; encoded by the coding sequence ATGAGAATAATATCAATTGTAGAAAATGACCCAATAAACAGTATGACTGGATTTACTTTAACTTTATATTTTGCTGGTTGTGACCACTATTGTAAAGGGTGTTTTTCACAAAATACTTGGGATTTTGAAAAGGGACAAGAGTATACATTGGAAGAGATAAAAGCTTTGATACTTAGTTCTAGATGGAAAAATGTCACTTTCTTAGGTGGAGACCCATTCTACTATCAAAATAGAGATGAAGTTTTGGAGCTAATAAAATTTATAAAAACAAAAACAGATAAAAATATCTATTTATGGACTGGATACTTAAAAGAGGAATTAGAAAAATGGATTGATCTTAAGATGATAGATTATCTTATAGAAGGTCCATTTATCCTTGAAAAGAAAGATTTAAGACTTAAACTTCGTGGAAGTTCAAATCAAAGAGTTTTTCATAAGGGTGTCGAGATGACTGAGATAGACGAAATAAATTAA